From Calothrix sp. PCC 6303, a single genomic window includes:
- a CDS encoding S-layer homology domain-containing protein, protein MLYRKQPIILFSLTIVLASLTACANSPSAKDLEKSLAADQRLLNSPVASATPTTNPTPQLPEDFPTDIPVYPNAQLQATTPGTENQTSATWLSSDPSNFITSFYRSEFQKNNWQILQQPTDDIGTFEVKNNNSTVKVSIQPKSITNPTANQPQISTELVIEYGAGVTATTSTPETTPSPTSSETPSPNPTEVPKTGDVNQNPPVNTPTLQPQQYTDINQAPKELQRYIQELATLGVIPAYSIQTNKLEPNKIITRGEYARWLVTVNNTFYASNPSKQIRLGNESSQPAYSDVAKNNPNFPYIQGLAEAGLIPSQLSGDSTEVLFRAGSPLTREQMLLWKLPLDSRQGLPTANLEAVKQTWGFQDAAKIEPKALKAVLADHQSGEQSNIRRVFGYTTLFQPKKPVTRSEAAAVLWYFGTQGEGVSASDILKGKGRG, encoded by the coding sequence GTGCTGTACCGTAAACAACCAATTATTCTTTTTAGTTTGACTATTGTACTAGCTTCCCTCACTGCCTGTGCAAACAGCCCATCTGCAAAAGACTTAGAAAAATCACTAGCAGCGGATCAGCGTTTACTCAATAGTCCCGTTGCCAGTGCGACTCCAACCACTAACCCGACTCCACAGCTACCAGAGGATTTCCCCACAGATATCCCTGTGTATCCCAATGCTCAATTGCAAGCGACAACTCCAGGCACAGAAAACCAAACATCAGCTACTTGGTTAAGTTCTGATCCTAGCAATTTTATCACTAGCTTTTACCGCAGCGAATTTCAAAAAAATAACTGGCAAATTCTCCAACAACCTACCGATGATATTGGTACCTTTGAGGTGAAAAATAATAATTCAACGGTTAAGGTTTCAATTCAACCAAAATCCATCACCAACCCAACAGCTAATCAACCCCAAATATCAACCGAGTTAGTAATCGAATATGGTGCTGGGGTGACTGCAACTACTTCCACACCAGAAACAACTCCCTCCCCCACTTCTTCTGAAACTCCATCTCCTAATCCTACGGAAGTTCCCAAAACTGGGGATGTAAACCAAAATCCACCAGTGAATACTCCCACTTTACAACCGCAACAATATACCGATATTAATCAAGCACCAAAGGAACTACAGCGATATATCCAAGAATTAGCAACATTGGGTGTGATCCCTGCATATTCAATTCAAACTAACAAATTAGAACCCAACAAAATCATTACTCGTGGTGAATATGCGCGTTGGTTGGTAACTGTAAATAATACTTTTTATGCAAGTAACCCTAGTAAACAAATCCGTTTAGGTAATGAAAGTTCGCAACCAGCTTATAGTGATGTTGCTAAAAATAATCCAAATTTCCCATATATTCAGGGTTTAGCTGAAGCAGGTTTGATTCCTAGTCAACTATCTGGGGACTCTACGGAGGTTCTGTTTCGGGCAGGTTCCCCATTAACAAGGGAACAAATGCTGTTGTGGAAATTACCCCTCGATAGTCGTCAAGGCTTGCCTACAGCCAATTTAGAGGCAGTGAAGCAGACGTGGGGTTTTCAAGATGCTGCCAAAATTGAACCTAAAGCTTTAAAAGCGGTGCTTGCAGATCATCAAAGTGGAGAACAATCAAATATTCGGCGAGTATTTGGTTATACAACTTTATTCCAACCCAAGAAGCCAGTTACAAGAAGTGAAGCTGCTGCTGTGTTGTGGTATTTCGGCACCCAAGGTGAGGGAGTTTCGGCTAGCGATATTTTGAAGGGTAAGGGTAGAGGATAA
- a CDS encoding M48 family metallopeptidase, translating to MSPLKTQLVGLKADSFRHHLDLEATKTLKQIPGVDMMVRNLLGPIAEQVFYAENIASSVLVGEKQLPNLHKLLLEASKILDIEPPQLYIRQHPAPNAYTFAMRGKQPFVVLHTSLIDMLTPEEIQAVIAHELGHLKCDHSVYLTPVNLLILAAAAVPNVGMLLAQGLQSQLLEWVRCAEFTCDRAALLATQNPQVVMSVLMKLAGGSPTLAPQLNLDAFIAQARAYDDISKTELGESIKATRTAQLTHPVPVLRAREIDRWASSKEYQKLLQNSSDIGYNSEGKTKGGWRNW from the coding sequence ATGTCTCCCTTAAAAACTCAGTTAGTTGGTTTAAAAGCAGATTCGTTTCGTCACCACCTCGATTTAGAGGCAACCAAAACTCTCAAGCAGATACCAGGTGTTGATATGATGGTGCGAAATCTTCTCGGACCAATTGCCGAGCAGGTTTTTTATGCGGAAAATATTGCTTCTAGCGTCCTGGTAGGTGAAAAGCAACTACCAAATTTACACAAACTTCTTTTAGAAGCTTCCAAAATTCTTGATATTGAGCCACCACAACTATATATTCGTCAACATCCCGCTCCCAATGCTTACACCTTTGCGATGCGAGGAAAACAACCCTTTGTTGTCTTACACACCTCGTTGATTGATATGCTCACACCTGAAGAAATTCAGGCAGTTATTGCCCACGAATTGGGACACCTCAAGTGTGATCATAGTGTTTATTTGACCCCAGTTAACCTGTTGATCCTAGCTGCTGCGGCTGTACCCAATGTGGGGATGCTTCTAGCTCAAGGTTTGCAATCTCAACTTTTAGAGTGGGTACGCTGCGCTGAGTTCACATGCGATCGCGCTGCACTCCTAGCTACCCAAAATCCCCAAGTTGTCATGTCTGTCCTGATGAAACTGGCTGGTGGTTCCCCAACTTTAGCCCCTCAACTAAATCTGGATGCTTTTATCGCTCAAGCACGCGCTTACGATGATATCAGCAAAACCGAGCTTGGCGAATCAATCAAAGCCACCCGCACCGCTCAACTCACCCACCCAGTCCCTGTACTTCGCGCGAGAGAAATCGATCGTTGGGCTTCCAGCAAAGAATATCAAAAACTATTGCAAAATTCTTCAGATATAGGTTACAATAGCGAAGGTAAAACCAAGGGCGGGTGGCGAAACTGGTAG
- a CDS encoding WecB/TagA/CpsF family glycosyltransferase, with protein MVGRLLMPTARVLDFPITALKFDDQVQTILRWAIARESKTVCVANVHMLMEAYWNPEFASILKSADLVTPDGMPLVWMMRRMGARYQDRVAGLDILQSSCELAQAMNVSVFFVGSQSSILSGMRRRLEKEFPRLKIAAMEPLPFRPLTETEDEALIEKINSSGAGLVFVSLGCPKQENWISHHKDKIQSVMIGLGGAFPVYAGLQKRAPRIVRDLGLEWLYRFIQEPRRLWSRYAKTIPAFIWLALKQLSSGNTLVELSHSRSQN; from the coding sequence ATGGTAGGAAGATTGCTTATGCCTACTGCGAGAGTCCTTGACTTTCCAATCACAGCCTTAAAGTTTGATGATCAAGTACAAACTATTTTAAGGTGGGCAATTGCGCGTGAAAGTAAAACAGTATGCGTAGCCAACGTACATATGCTTATGGAAGCCTACTGGAATCCTGAATTTGCGAGCATCTTAAAAAGTGCAGATTTAGTCACCCCTGATGGAATGCCTCTAGTTTGGATGATGCGACGTATGGGTGCAAGATATCAAGATCGTGTTGCTGGATTAGATATATTGCAGTCTTCATGTGAATTAGCTCAAGCTATGAATGTGAGTGTTTTCTTCGTGGGTTCTCAATCTAGCATTTTATCGGGAATGCGGAGACGTTTAGAAAAAGAGTTTCCTCGGCTGAAAATAGCTGCAATGGAACCTTTACCTTTCCGTCCTTTAACTGAAACTGAAGATGAAGCATTAATTGAGAAAATCAACTCCAGTGGAGCGGGTTTAGTATTTGTTTCTTTAGGATGTCCAAAACAAGAAAATTGGATTTCACATCATAAGGATAAAATTCAGTCGGTGATGATTGGCTTGGGTGGAGCATTTCCAGTTTATGCAGGTCTGCAAAAACGAGCACCCCGGATAGTGCGGGATTTAGGACTAGAATGGCTATATCGTTTTATTCAAGAACCGCGTCGTCTTTGGAGTAGGTATGCAAAAACTATTCCAGCCTTTATTTGGCTAGCTTTAAAGCAGCTATCATCAGGGAATACACTTGTGGAATTATCTCACTCACGGTCTCAAAATTAA
- a CDS encoding lasso peptide biosynthesis B2 protein — protein sequence MRKLRYFLRMRSRDRILLLMTFILMGTIRLGLWLLPFRVLIKLHTKTMHLLQKVPNSTQVSLAHIIAYVNLSTRYMPGGAKCLARALTTQVLMHRYNHLGELRIGVSKNTVGSIEAHAWIEHQGQIIIGNLEDLPRFIPLPSLNSVKL from the coding sequence ATGAGAAAATTGCGGTATTTTTTGCGGATGCGATCGCGCGATCGCATCCTGCTACTAATGACTTTTATTTTAATGGGAACAATTAGATTAGGATTATGGTTGCTTCCGTTTCGTGTGTTAATCAAGTTACATACGAAAACGATGCATTTGCTTCAGAAAGTGCCTAATTCGACACAAGTCAGCTTGGCACACATTATTGCCTATGTGAATTTATCCACCCGCTATATGCCTGGTGGGGCAAAATGTCTAGCTCGTGCTTTAACAACTCAAGTGTTAATGCATCGCTATAATCATCTTGGTGAATTACGTATCGGCGTTTCAAAAAATACAGTAGGTAGTATCGAGGCTCACGCATGGATTGAGCATCAAGGACAAATAATTATTGGTAATCTTGAAGATCTTCCACGCTTTATTCCTTTACCATCTCTAAACAGCGTCAAGTTGTGA
- the rsmI gene encoding 16S rRNA (cytidine(1402)-2'-O)-methyltransferase: MMSEPKPRTLYIVATPIGNLEDMTFRAVRVLQNVDMIAAEDTRHTGKLLHHFQVKTPQVSYHEHNSTSRIPELLQKLEDGKTIALVSDAGMPGISDPGYELVKACVDAGFDVVPIPGANAAITALSAAALPTDKFVFEGFLPPKLQQRREYLELLKTESRTLIFYESPHRLRATLQDLAEVFGGAERKIAIARELTKLYEEFWRGTLDAACEYYQTKEPQGEYTLVVEGNTTSDQELSVAQIKVELARMIAQGITRSQATKELAKLTSIPKRQLYQLALEIDI, from the coding sequence ATAATGAGTGAACCCAAACCCAGAACACTTTACATTGTCGCTACTCCAATTGGTAATCTGGAGGATATGACGTTTCGAGCGGTGCGGGTGTTACAAAATGTTGATATGATTGCGGCTGAGGATACTCGCCACACAGGAAAATTATTACACCATTTTCAAGTCAAAACACCGCAAGTTAGCTATCACGAACACAATAGCACTAGCCGAATTCCTGAATTACTCCAAAAATTAGAGGATGGGAAAACAATCGCGTTAGTTAGTGATGCCGGAATGCCGGGTATTTCTGATCCTGGGTATGAGTTGGTGAAGGCTTGTGTGGATGCGGGTTTTGATGTTGTCCCCATTCCCGGCGCAAATGCCGCAATTACCGCTTTGAGTGCTGCGGCTCTTCCAACTGATAAATTTGTGTTTGAGGGGTTTCTACCGCCAAAATTACAGCAACGCCGTGAATATTTGGAGTTGCTGAAGACGGAATCTAGAACTTTGATTTTTTATGAGTCACCACACCGTCTACGGGCAACTTTACAGGATTTGGCTGAGGTATTTGGTGGTGCTGAACGCAAAATAGCTATAGCAAGGGAATTAACTAAGTTGTATGAAGAGTTTTGGCGGGGTACCCTTGATGCAGCTTGCGAATATTACCAAACAAAGGAACCCCAAGGCGAATATACCCTAGTTGTGGAGGGGAATACAACTTCTGATCAAGAGCTTTCTGTTGCTCAAATTAAAGTAGAACTGGCAAGAATGATAGCTCAGGGCATCACGCGATCGCAAGCCACAAAAGAACTAGCAAAATTAACCTCTATCCCCAAAAGGCAACTATATCAACTTGCTTTAGAAATAGATATATAA
- a CDS encoding sugar kinase, with product MQKRGLFIGLITLDLIYLADAPPQNNQKLVATDYTVAAGGPATNAAVTFSYLGNQGKVLGLLGSHPMTQLIKSDLNKHQVTISDLQPSKKEPPPVSSIIVSEATGDRAIISINATKTQIENQNIPNNILQDIDIVLIDGHQMQTSYQIAKIAKTRKIPIVVDGGSWKTGFEKILPLVDHIICSANFHPPTCQNTQQVFSYLQQLKIPNIAITNGDKPIEYKSTPSNQTHQLEIPKTSIIDTLGAGDIFHGAFCHYILQQNFPLALQSAAKIATKSCQHFGTRNWMKN from the coding sequence ATGCAAAAACGCGGTCTATTTATTGGTTTAATTACCCTAGATTTAATTTACCTTGCGGATGCTCCTCCCCAAAACAATCAAAAACTAGTTGCCACAGATTACACTGTAGCAGCAGGGGGACCAGCCACCAACGCCGCCGTCACCTTTAGTTACTTAGGAAATCAAGGGAAAGTCTTAGGATTACTAGGTTCCCATCCGATGACACAACTAATTAAAAGCGACTTAAACAAGCACCAAGTAACCATTAGCGACCTTCAGCCTAGCAAAAAAGAGCCACCACCAGTATCGTCAATAATAGTATCTGAAGCGACAGGCGATCGCGCAATCATTTCCATCAACGCAACTAAAACGCAAATAGAAAACCAAAACATCCCAAACAACATACTCCAAGACATAGATATAGTATTAATTGACGGGCATCAAATGCAAACCAGTTATCAAATAGCCAAAATTGCCAAAACCCGAAAAATCCCCATAGTAGTTGATGGTGGAAGTTGGAAAACGGGATTTGAAAAAATACTACCATTAGTAGATCACATAATTTGTTCAGCCAACTTTCATCCCCCAACCTGTCAAAACACCCAACAGGTTTTTAGCTATCTTCAACAACTTAAAATTCCCAACATTGCCATCACCAACGGAGACAAACCCATAGAATACAAATCAACCCCCAGCAATCAAACCCATCAACTGGAAATACCCAAAACTTCCATCATTGATACCCTAGGTGCAGGAGACATATTCCATGGTGCATTCTGTCATTATATCCTCCAACAAAACTTTCCCCTAGCCCTACAATCAGCCGCCAAAATAGCCACAAAATCCTGTCAACACTTCGGCACACGCAACTGGATGAAAAACTAA